From Corynebacterium tuberculostearicum, a single genomic window includes:
- a CDS encoding DUF1707 SHOCT-like domain-containing protein has translation MGPGNEVRIGDAQRNEALDRLGTLFADGYLSIGEFEQRTSQAASARTRGELEAILGDLPVAGNENQTARRLQPQVDLSELDRTMARKKRLDATLGALWLGALLVFFVGLFVLQVPYVWLAFPIAGVLTAVIYALSGISSDEEEALDQIEDDQRTERAERLRVAHERRKQLGR, from the coding sequence GTGGGGCCAGGAAACGAAGTCCGAATCGGCGATGCACAGCGCAACGAGGCGCTTGACAGGCTTGGCACGCTTTTCGCAGACGGCTATCTTTCCATCGGGGAATTCGAGCAAAGGACGTCGCAAGCAGCCAGTGCCCGCACCCGAGGAGAATTAGAGGCAATACTCGGTGATCTTCCCGTCGCCGGCAACGAAAACCAGACCGCACGACGCCTCCAACCTCAGGTGGATCTATCCGAGCTCGACCGCACGATGGCCAGAAAGAAGCGACTGGATGCCACCCTCGGAGCGCTCTGGCTCGGAGCACTGCTCGTCTTTTTCGTTGGGCTCTTCGTACTCCAGGTGCCATACGTTTGGCTCGCGTTCCCGATTGCCGGTGTGCTGACAGCGGTGATCTATGCGTTGTCGGGTATCAGCAGTGACGAAGAAGAAGCTCTGGACCAGATCGAAGATGACCAGCGCACCGAACGCGCAGAGCGCCTGCGAGTTGCCCACGAGCGACGCAAACAGCTTGGAAGGTGA
- a CDS encoding transposase: protein MGNHRSTPALYHRKVGRPFSDNRTIMEAIVYRFRIGCPWRDLAERFGPRQTLWKRHNLYSRTGVYDAIHQPVVALKDTEGTIDWSLSEAVEEVSPKLLVLA, encoded by the coding sequence ATGGGAAATCATCGCTCCACACCTGCCCTCTACCACCGGAAAGTCGGCAGGCCATTTTCCGATAATCGCACCATCATGGAAGCCATTGTCTACAGGTTCCGCATCGGATGCCCATGGCGGGATCTTGCAGAACGTTTCGGACCTCGGCAAACATTGTGGAAACGCCACAATCTCTACTCGCGCACGGGAGTCTATGACGCCATTCACCAACCCGTAGTAGCGCTTAAAGACACCGAAGGCACTATTGACTGGAGTTTAAGCGAAGCAGTCGAGGAGGTCTCCCCAAAATTGTTGGTCCTGGCTTGA
- a CDS encoding Clp protease N-terminal domain-containing protein: protein MELTPRAQECFTVAASIAEQVGVDKIGAEHLQLALLQDEDSIPYQVLDAEYDADLFRKNLSSYLEREGYKQPTNRASFLPRKN from the coding sequence ATGGAACTAACACCTAGGGCACAAGAATGCTTCACGGTTGCCGCTTCAATCGCAGAACAAGTTGGTGTAGACAAAATAGGTGCCGAGCATTTGCAACTAGCCCTCCTACAAGATGAGGACTCAATTCCTTATCAAGTTCTTGACGCTGAATACGATGCTGACCTGTTCCGGAAAAATCTATCCTCCTACTTAGAAAGAGAAGGATATAAACAACCGACTAATCGCGCTTCTTTTCTTCCACGTAAAAACTAA
- a CDS encoding TetR/AcrR family transcriptional regulator, translated as MRTSQRSEILEAALRVMNAAEGGDITLDAVAHEAGLTKPGLLYHFRNRDVLLAAIVDHAAVNVENDMTATLGKPLENANATERLLSYVHVAAHGAAKRAEFIIWGQATYRPELTEPWTTRMGRWLELPDDLDAATRARLTTARLAADGLWGAQATGVSTLHGADLEAVVSSIRSLIEGTTP; from the coding sequence ATGCGAACCAGTCAGCGCTCCGAGATCCTGGAAGCTGCCCTCCGCGTCATGAACGCAGCGGAGGGTGGCGACATTACCCTTGACGCAGTGGCCCACGAGGCCGGGCTCACCAAACCGGGATTGCTATATCACTTCCGCAACCGCGACGTACTGCTCGCCGCGATCGTCGACCACGCTGCGGTCAACGTCGAGAACGACATGACTGCCACCCTTGGCAAGCCCCTCGAGAACGCCAACGCCACCGAGCGGCTCCTGAGCTACGTTCACGTCGCCGCCCACGGGGCCGCCAAGCGCGCCGAGTTCATCATCTGGGGCCAAGCGACGTACCGGCCCGAACTCACCGAACCGTGGACTACGCGGATGGGCCGCTGGCTCGAACTCCCGGACGATCTCGACGCCGCCACCCGAGCCAGGCTGACCACCGCCCGACTCGCCGCCGACGGACTCTGGGGCGCCCAGGCCACAGGTGTGTCCACCCTCCACGGCGCGGATCTCGAAGCCGTCGTCTCCAGCATTCGCTCCCTGATCGAAGGAACAACCCCATGA
- a CDS encoding DMT family transporter, translating to MKQWFLLAGAITTEVAATLSLKAALNHPSWYIVVAAGYIGAFVFLTFCLREGMQIGVAYGIWGASGVVLAAVLSAAIFGEPLTAVMGLGMVLIISGVLTVELGSQKAQQTAAQEAGVNS from the coding sequence ATGAAGCAGTGGTTCCTGCTCGCTGGTGCCATCACTACCGAAGTGGCGGCGACGCTGTCTCTCAAGGCGGCGCTCAATCACCCATCCTGGTACATCGTGGTTGCTGCCGGATACATCGGCGCTTTCGTCTTCCTCACCTTCTGCCTGCGCGAAGGAATGCAGATCGGCGTCGCCTATGGCATCTGGGGAGCCAGCGGGGTCGTGCTCGCCGCTGTGCTATCCGCCGCGATTTTCGGTGAACCTCTGACTGCTGTGATGGGTCTTGGAATGGTTCTGATCATCAGCGGTGTCCTCACCGTCGAACTCGGCTCCCAGAAAGCTCAGCAAACCGCAGCCCAGGAAGCAGGAGTCAACTCATGA
- a CDS encoding class I SAM-dependent methyltransferase, with the protein MSWSKSTVVEHSRGFPGLRQRSGVVLGLLVMAVAGGLAVSLRRKGTDARHPSSQPDHTDADQLAARAREWYRDPRKLRIAQKHDGPLEVRFVRFTEDRIREIVGTAEELEVWDIGCGEGLLAGRISQRYSELSYTGFDPHPRDNAARAGADGKAHRFIEARASEVVNLLAARGGDGPDIVCSSLNFALWDNPEEELRQLAQECRGRSHILIIDLLRAGSVKPVFKHLVHAATFFTDQYNASFTPDRLKSVAESIGRPYQLHYYLDTRSSLQKTESPHQGYGSVFVLAIEP; encoded by the coding sequence ATGTCGTGGTCAAAATCAACAGTCGTGGAGCACTCGCGAGGCTTCCCGGGGCTAAGGCAACGCTCAGGAGTTGTGCTGGGGCTCTTGGTGATGGCTGTGGCGGGCGGGCTCGCCGTTAGTCTGCGCCGCAAGGGCACCGACGCGCGGCACCCTTCCTCACAACCGGACCACACGGACGCAGATCAGCTCGCTGCTCGGGCACGTGAGTGGTACCGCGATCCACGAAAACTGCGGATCGCCCAAAAGCATGACGGTCCCCTTGAAGTGCGGTTCGTACGATTCACTGAAGACCGCATCCGGGAAATTGTAGGGACGGCAGAAGAGCTAGAAGTCTGGGATATCGGATGCGGCGAAGGATTGCTTGCCGGGCGAATCTCTCAACGGTATTCCGAACTCAGCTATACGGGTTTTGACCCACACCCCCGCGACAACGCAGCCCGGGCCGGCGCTGATGGCAAGGCGCATCGCTTTATCGAGGCGCGGGCTTCAGAAGTAGTGAACCTGCTCGCTGCACGTGGTGGAGATGGGCCGGATATCGTGTGCTCGTCGTTAAACTTCGCACTGTGGGATAACCCCGAAGAAGAGCTGCGCCAGCTTGCGCAGGAATGCCGTGGGCGCTCCCATATCCTCATCATTGATTTGCTCCGGGCTGGTAGCGTGAAGCCGGTATTCAAGCATCTGGTGCACGCGGCGACGTTCTTCACAGACCAGTACAACGCATCGTTTACTCCTGATCGTTTGAAATCGGTTGCCGAGAGTATCGGCAGGCCCTACCAATTGCACTACTACCTCGATACCCGTTCTTCGCTACAGAAGACTGAATCGCCTCATCAAGGGTACGGATCGGTTTTCGTCCTCGCCATTGAACCCTAG
- a CDS encoding ParA family protein, which yields MIITAINAKGGVGKTTTTMFLATVFAHRGKTVTVTDLDRQGSALEWSERAEDGGDPLPFEVELSIPKRVDRQAALVGDDEFMFIDVPPGDENAIEAAIAVSDFIILPTRSAAADLSRVWELRDAVNGTPHAVLLTFARKGTSALEAAREALEAEDMPHFETEIPLREDMHLAFGYCPGPDMHGYDKVADEIMEMMK from the coding sequence CGCCATTAACGCCAAAGGTGGCGTTGGCAAGACCACCACAACGATGTTTCTCGCCACGGTTTTCGCCCACCGAGGAAAGACCGTGACTGTCACAGACTTAGACCGACAGGGCTCAGCTCTGGAATGGTCTGAACGTGCGGAAGACGGAGGCGATCCTTTACCGTTTGAGGTTGAGCTGTCCATTCCCAAGCGTGTCGATAGGCAAGCAGCACTCGTCGGAGACGATGAGTTCATGTTCATCGATGTGCCGCCAGGGGACGAGAACGCTATCGAAGCAGCAATCGCTGTCAGCGACTTCATCATTCTTCCGACCCGTTCTGCTGCTGCTGACCTCTCCCGAGTATGGGAGCTGCGCGACGCGGTCAACGGAACACCTCATGCAGTCTTGCTGACTTTCGCCCGTAAGGGAACCAGCGCGCTTGAAGCTGCACGAGAAGCGCTTGAAGCCGAGGACATGCCGCACTTTGAAACGGAAATCCCGCTGCGCGAAGATATGCACCTAGCTTTCGGCTATTGCCCAGGCCCCGACATGCATGGTTACGACAAGGTGGCCGACGAGATTATGGAGATGATGAAGTGA
- a CDS encoding replication initiation protein yields the protein MSLQAYAQNAHTKTPTRVERDRGGLDNTPASASDRDLLREHLGRDVLHGSVTRDFKKAYRRNADGTNSPRMYRFETDALGRCEYAMLTTKQYAAVLVVDVDQVGTAGGDPADLNPYVRDVVRSLITHSVGPAWVGINPTNGKAQFIWLIDPVYADRNGKSAQMKLLAATTRVLGELLDHDPHFSHRFSRNPFYTGKAPTAYRWYRQHNRVMRLGDLIKQVRDMAGHDQFDSTPRQQFNSGRELITAVKTRREEAQAFKALARDVDAEIAGGLDQYDPELIDGVRVLWIVQGTAARDETAFRHSLKTGHRLRQQGQRLTDAALIDAYEHAYNVAHTHGGAGRDNEMPPMRDRQTMARRVRGYVTQSKSDAYSGSNAPGKATSSERKALATMGRRGGKKSAERWKTDPEGKYAQERRATLSAANNRRTATGKSNAFRIAAFFADTFGQTGQYPSIPDAMEEFGVSRPTVNRALRMAGISLPRGRTKLPK from the coding sequence ATGAGTTTACAGGCTTACGCGCAGAACGCGCACACTAAAACACCTACCCGCGTGGAGCGCGACCGTGGTGGACTGGATAACACCCCAGCATCTGCCAGCGACCGCGACCTTTTACGCGAGCATCTAGGCCGCGATGTACTCCACGGTTCAGTCACACGAGACTTTAAAAAGGCCTATCGACGCAACGCTGACGGTACGAACTCGCCGCGTATGTATCGCTTCGAGACTGATGCTTTAGGACGGTGCGAGTACGCCATGCTCACGACCAAGCAGTACGCTGCCGTCCTGGTCGTAGACGTTGATCAAGTAGGTACCGCAGGCGGTGACCCCGCAGACCTTAACCCGTACGTCCGCGACGTGGTGCGCTCACTGATTACTCATAGCGTCGGGCCGGCCTGGGTGGGTATTAACCCAACTAACGGCAAGGCCCAGTTCATTTGGCTTATTGATCCTGTCTACGCTGACCGTAACGGTAAATCAGCGCAGATGAAGTTGCTAGCAGCGACTACGCGTGTGCTGGGTGAGCTTTTAGACCATGACCCGCACTTTTCCCATCGCTTTAGCCGAAACCCGTTCTACACAGGCAAGGCCCCTACCGCTTATCGTTGGTATAGGCAGCACAACCGGGTGATGCGTCTTGGAGACTTGATAAAGCAGGTAAGGGATATGGCAGGACACGACCAGTTCGACTCCACCCCACGCCAGCAGTTTAACTCTGGCCGCGAACTCATTACCGCGGTCAAGACCCGTCGTGAGGAAGCCCAGGCGTTTAAAGCGCTTGCCAGGGACGTAGACGCGGAAATCGCCGGTGGACTCGACCAGTATGACCCGGAGTTAATCGATGGTGTGCGTGTGCTCTGGATTGTCCAAGGAACCGCAGCACGCGACGAAACAGCCTTTAGGCATTCGCTTAAGACTGGCCACCGCTTGCGCCAGCAAGGCCAACGCCTGACTGACGCCGCACTCATCGACGCCTATGAGCACGCCTACAACGTCGCACACACCCACGGCGGTGCAGGCCGCGACAACGAGATGCCACCGATGCGCGACCGCCAGACCATGGCTAGGCGCGTGCGCGGGTATGTCACCCAGTCCAAGAGCGATGCCTACAGCGGCTCTAACGCGCCAGGTAAAGCTACCAGCAGCGAACGCAAAGCACTAGCCACCATGGGACGCAGAGGCGGCAAGAAATCAGCAGAACGCTGGAAAACAGACCCCGAGGGCAAATATGCGCAGGAACGCCGTGCGACTTTGTCCGCTGCGAATAATCGACGTACTGCCACAGGAAAGAGTAACGCATTCAGAATCGCAGCTTTCTTTGCTGATACCTTTGGCCAGACCGGTCAATACCCGTCTATTCCTGATGCTATGGAAGAGTTCGGTGTATCGAGACCGACGGTAAACCGGGCTTTAAGGATGGCAGGTATATCTCTCCCCAGAGGACGGACTAAGTTACCAAAATAA
- a CDS encoding recombinase family protein has translation MDKRLGTLLDHVGRPKKIVEIVRLGPKQGRIREEWFMPGDAKFVETKVPRERIVEDGGEAYRRYGRSDQATYLDSSGEPAGMVKVIRAYKNKSRVQMFSGEDRYPDSGGWGPEEEVMTASLRWDGGRSWGKKPSKYDEQDARGELDSDVAAAVEPVAKDTVNAAGAATVAYMRVSSEDQNIDRQAEEIARAVGTVDRQFIDKTSASGHVERPNLTECLNFLRAGDVLVVASIDRLARSLVDLRRIVDEVVSKGAQVRFLKESLEFSAEGNDPRSDLMLGILGSFAEFERAIIRERQAEGIAAAKKRGVYKGRKPALTPAQIERAREMRESGVEVTAIARHFDVHRATIYRAIKE, from the coding sequence ATGGATAAGCGATTGGGGACGCTGCTTGACCATGTTGGGCGGCCAAAGAAGATCGTGGAGATTGTGCGGCTTGGCCCGAAGCAAGGTCGTATCCGTGAAGAGTGGTTCATGCCGGGAGACGCGAAGTTCGTCGAGACGAAGGTGCCGCGTGAGCGCATAGTTGAGGACGGCGGTGAAGCGTACCGCCGCTATGGGCGTAGCGACCAGGCGACTTACCTAGATTCAAGTGGTGAGCCTGCGGGCATGGTCAAAGTGATTCGCGCCTACAAAAACAAATCGCGTGTGCAGATGTTCTCTGGGGAAGATCGGTATCCGGATTCTGGCGGGTGGGGGCCGGAGGAAGAAGTTATGACGGCGAGCTTGCGGTGGGACGGAGGTAGGTCGTGGGGCAAGAAGCCGTCGAAGTACGACGAGCAGGACGCCAGGGGCGAGCTAGATAGTGACGTCGCTGCTGCGGTCGAGCCGGTTGCGAAGGACACTGTGAATGCTGCAGGCGCGGCCACTGTGGCCTACATGCGCGTGTCGAGTGAGGACCAGAATATTGACCGACAAGCTGAGGAGATTGCGCGAGCGGTCGGGACGGTGGATAGACAGTTCATCGACAAGACCTCGGCGTCGGGCCATGTCGAGCGCCCGAATCTGACAGAGTGCTTGAACTTTCTTCGCGCTGGCGATGTTCTCGTCGTGGCGAGCATCGACCGGCTCGCGCGATCCCTTGTTGATCTTCGCCGCATAGTGGACGAGGTTGTCTCCAAAGGTGCTCAAGTGCGCTTCTTGAAAGAATCGCTGGAGTTTAGCGCGGAGGGTAATGATCCGCGCTCCGACTTGATGCTGGGCATCCTCGGCTCATTCGCAGAGTTTGAACGCGCGATCATTCGCGAGCGGCAGGCGGAGGGGATCGCCGCGGCCAAAAAGCGCGGCGTCTACAAGGGGCGCAAACCAGCGCTGACCCCGGCACAGATCGAGCGGGCGCGCGAGATGAGGGAGAGCGGGGTGGAAGTTACCGCGATTGCGCGGCACTTCGATGTCCACCGCGCCACGATCTACCGCGCGATCAAAGAGTAG
- a CDS encoding ABC transporter ATP-binding protein gives MPKTLVEVKGLTMVFGDKTALSGISLDLYEDQVTVLLGPNGSGKTTLISCVEGLLSPTQGSVRVFGQNPQRDSEWKNRFGAMLQESKLDSDLTVYETIDKFASYYSNPLPVDQTLQTAGLTEQARQRTHKLSGGQRKRLDFALALVGNPDLLILDEPTAALDQQSRRQMWDVIRAIKDSGAGILLTTHDLQEVQAIFDRIVIIDSGQIRLDEPGERVRNWMKHMLIPESVSLSGSGTVEPIPASQLSPGSMAAQNYVRPSLSDFYDFILGGGNLDQ, from the coding sequence ATGCCAAAAACGCTCGTAGAAGTCAAAGGCCTCACGATGGTGTTCGGTGACAAGACCGCGTTGTCCGGTATCTCCTTGGATCTGTATGAGGACCAAGTCACAGTACTTCTCGGACCAAACGGCAGCGGGAAAACCACCCTCATTAGCTGTGTGGAGGGGCTTTTGAGTCCAACGCAAGGCTCCGTAAGGGTGTTTGGGCAAAACCCGCAGCGCGATTCTGAATGGAAAAACAGGTTTGGGGCAATGCTGCAGGAATCCAAGCTCGATTCCGACTTGACCGTGTACGAAACCATCGACAAGTTCGCGTCATACTACTCCAATCCACTGCCGGTGGACCAGACGCTGCAAACTGCGGGGTTGACTGAGCAAGCCCGTCAAAGGACACACAAACTTTCAGGCGGTCAAAGGAAGCGTCTCGACTTCGCCCTCGCCCTTGTCGGAAACCCAGATCTGCTCATTCTCGATGAACCCACTGCGGCGCTTGACCAGCAAAGCAGACGGCAAATGTGGGACGTCATCCGTGCCATCAAGGACAGTGGAGCAGGCATCCTCCTTACGACTCACGACCTCCAAGAAGTACAGGCAATTTTTGATCGAATAGTCATCATCGACAGCGGACAAATACGTCTCGACGAACCCGGAGAGCGTGTCCGCAACTGGATGAAACACATGCTTATTCCGGAGTCCGTTTCGCTTTCGGGTTCTGGAACTGTTGAACCGATACCTGCTTCGCAATTGAGTCCCGGATCGATGGCCGCGCAAAACTACGTTCGTCCGAGCCTGTCTGACTTCT
- a CDS encoding NIPSNAP family protein: MITCVVHYTIDPDQIAAFEQFARAWMRHVDEHGGTHHGYYLPAEGVSDRAESLFSFPSLAAYEQYRTLFGTHPDFIAADRIRDESGCVLRYERTFMRPLLPQGH, encoded by the coding sequence GTGATCACCTGTGTCGTCCACTACACCATCGACCCCGACCAGATCGCGGCCTTTGAACAGTTCGCCCGCGCTTGGATGCGGCATGTCGACGAACACGGCGGCACCCACCACGGGTACTACCTACCCGCGGAAGGTGTGAGTGACCGTGCGGAATCCCTGTTCAGCTTCCCCAGCCTGGCTGCCTACGAGCAGTACCGCACCTTGTTCGGCACCCACCCGGACTTCATCGCCGCTGACCGGATTCGAGACGAGTCCGGGTGCGTCCTGCGGTACGAGCGCACCTTCATGCGGCCGCTCCTACCCCAGGGACACTGA
- a CDS encoding DMT family transporter — protein MRWIFLAGAILSEVVATMSLRASDGGRVKKWFIGVIAGYLVAFVALSLALADGMALGVAYGIWAASGVALTAILARVIFHEPLTRTMALGILFIAVGVLTVEIGANLAN, from the coding sequence ATGAGATGGATCTTCCTCGCAGGCGCCATCTTGTCCGAAGTCGTCGCGACCATGTCGCTACGAGCCTCCGACGGTGGCCGGGTGAAGAAATGGTTCATCGGCGTCATCGCGGGGTATCTCGTGGCGTTCGTCGCCTTAAGTCTCGCCTTGGCCGACGGCATGGCCCTTGGCGTCGCCTACGGCATCTGGGCAGCATCCGGCGTAGCTCTCACCGCGATCCTCGCCCGGGTCATCTTCCACGAACCCCTCACCCGAACCATGGCCCTCGGCATCCTCTTCATCGCCGTCGGAGTTCTCACCGTTGAAATCGGCGCCAACTTGGCGAACTGA